The following are from one region of the Paenalkalicoccus suaedae genome:
- the lepB gene encoding signal peptidase I — protein MKSDTSAKASRSVKRTVWNVARIIAVVVVLSFVAREFLFTNYIVYGKSMMPTIHDGERIIVNKFNYEINQPNRFDLIIFHANEESDYIKRVVGLPGDELYYEDDILYVNDEPISEDYLDYHREQYDGEPFTEDFTLEEVTSETVVPDGHVFVLGDNRQNSVDSRDIGFVPLEEIVGRVNMAFWPPKSVRFF, from the coding sequence ATGAAGAGTGATACATCGGCGAAAGCATCCAGAAGCGTCAAGAGAACTGTATGGAATGTTGCTCGGATCATTGCTGTTGTAGTCGTCTTGTCCTTCGTTGCTCGAGAGTTCTTATTTACAAACTACATTGTTTACGGTAAATCAATGATGCCAACTATTCATGATGGTGAGCGTATTATCGTAAATAAATTCAACTACGAAATCAACCAACCTAATCGATTCGATCTCATAATATTTCACGCAAACGAAGAATCTGACTATATTAAACGTGTAGTAGGACTACCTGGTGATGAGCTTTACTACGAAGACGACATTTTATATGTAAACGATGAGCCAATTTCAGAGGATTATCTCGATTATCACAGAGAACAGTATGACGGAGAGCCTTTTACGGAAGATTTTACGTTAGAGGAAGTAACATCAGAGACAGTAGTACCTGATGGACATGTGTTTGTTTTAGGTGATAATAGACAAAATAGCGTCGATTCTAGAGATATCGGATTTGTCCCACTAGAAGAAATTGTAGGTAGGGTTAATATGGCTTTTTGGCCACCTAAAAGCGTTCGATTCTTTTAA
- a CDS encoding PrkA family serine protein kinase: MDIIEQISHYREVNEKLKWEGTFSEYLELIKEHPHVAQTAHARVYNMIKDAGIKEDGKKSYQFFEEGIFGLEDSLERLIEEYFHSAAKRLDVKKRILLLMGPVSGGKSTIVSMLKRGLEEYSRTDNGAVYAIKGCPMHEDPLHLIPFHLREQFFESYGIKVEGALSPLNRLRVEQEYDGRIEDVIVERIFFSEDNRIGIGTFSPSDPKSQDIADLTGSIDFSTIAEFGSESDPRAYRFDGELNKANRGLMEFQEMLKCDEKFLWHLLSLTQEGNFKAGRFALISADELIIAHTNEAEYRSFIANNKNEALHSRMIVMPVPYNLKVSAEEKIYEKMIKQSDIASVHIAPHALRIAAMFSVLTRLKESKKHKVDVMKKLKLYDGQSIEGFHQQDVVELKREFADEGMSGIDPRYVINRISSAIIRNNLTSIHALDILRSLKDGLNQHASIKEEDKEDYLQFITLARKEYDDLAKREVQKAFVYSYEESAKTLLNNYLDNVEAYCNKNKLHDPLTGEELHPDEKLMRSIEEQIGVSENAKKAFREEILIRISAFARKGKRFEYESHERLKEAIQKKLFADLKDVVKITTSSATPDESQLKRINEVIARLVDEHGYTSRSANDLLKYVGSLLNR; encoded by the coding sequence ATGGATATTATTGAACAAATTTCTCACTATAGAGAGGTAAACGAGAAGCTGAAGTGGGAAGGAACCTTCTCTGAATACTTAGAGCTCATAAAAGAACATCCTCATGTCGCTCAAACCGCTCATGCTCGCGTGTACAATATGATTAAAGATGCAGGGATAAAGGAAGACGGCAAAAAATCGTATCAGTTTTTTGAGGAGGGTATCTTCGGATTAGAAGACAGTCTAGAGAGACTTATCGAAGAATATTTTCATTCAGCAGCAAAAAGGCTTGACGTAAAGAAGCGGATTTTATTATTAATGGGGCCGGTCAGCGGAGGGAAATCAACGATCGTGAGTATGCTTAAACGTGGTCTAGAGGAATATTCAAGGACGGATAACGGAGCAGTTTATGCGATTAAAGGATGCCCCATGCATGAAGACCCGCTGCACTTAATACCATTCCATTTGCGTGAGCAGTTTTTTGAGAGCTATGGAATTAAAGTAGAAGGGGCGTTATCTCCGCTTAACCGATTACGAGTAGAGCAAGAATATGATGGCAGGATCGAGGATGTGATTGTGGAACGAATTTTCTTCTCCGAAGACAATCGCATTGGAATCGGAACATTTAGCCCATCAGATCCCAAATCTCAGGATATTGCTGATTTAACAGGGTCCATTGATTTTTCAACTATAGCTGAATTTGGATCTGAATCAGATCCTCGTGCTTACCGCTTTGATGGAGAGTTAAACAAAGCTAATAGAGGATTAATGGAATTCCAAGAAATGCTTAAGTGTGATGAAAAGTTCCTGTGGCACCTGCTCTCCTTAACGCAAGAAGGGAATTTTAAGGCAGGACGATTTGCACTTATATCTGCAGACGAACTGATCATTGCTCATACGAATGAAGCGGAATACCGGTCGTTTATTGCTAATAACAAAAATGAGGCGCTTCACTCGCGTATGATCGTCATGCCAGTACCTTATAATCTAAAAGTATCTGCAGAAGAAAAAATATACGAGAAAATGATTAAGCAATCAGATATAGCCTCCGTACACATTGCGCCGCATGCATTACGTATAGCAGCCATGTTTAGTGTACTAACAAGACTCAAGGAATCAAAAAAACATAAAGTCGATGTGATGAAAAAGCTCAAGCTATATGATGGTCAGAGTATAGAGGGCTTTCACCAACAGGATGTTGTTGAACTTAAACGAGAGTTTGCTGATGAAGGGATGAGTGGCATTGATCCTCGCTACGTCATAAATAGAATTTCATCCGCAATTATTCGCAACAATTTAACGTCTATTCATGCGCTAGATATTCTTCGTTCACTAAAAGACGGCCTTAATCAGCATGCGTCTATCAAAGAAGAGGATAAAGAAGACTATCTCCAATTTATTACATTAGCGCGTAAAGAATATGACGATCTTGCAAAGCGCGAGGTTCAAAAAGCATTTGTTTACTCTTATGAGGAATCCGCTAAAACACTTCTTAATAATTATTTAGATAACGTAGAGGCGTATTGTAATAAAAATAAGCTCCATGATCCACTTACTGGAGAGGAGTTGCATCCAGATGAGAAACTAATGCGGTCCATCGAAGAGCAAATTGGCGTATCAGAAAACGCAAAGAAAGCTTTTAGAGAAGAAATTCTTATACGCATCTCAGCATTTGCACGAAAAGGGAAGCGATTTGAGTATGAGTCGCATGAGAGGCTAAAGGAAGCTATACAAAAAAAGCTGTTTGCTGATTTAAAGGATGTAGTTAAGATTACGACATCCTCGGCTACACCAGACGAATCGCAGCTAAAGCGAATTAATGAGGTTATTGCTAGGTTAGTTGATGAGCACGGTTATACATCACGTTCAGCGAATGATCTATTAAAATATGTAGGAAGTTTATTAAACCGCTAA
- a CDS encoding transglycosylase domain-containing protein, whose amino-acid sequence MRLFAGSLLTVFFIGTFFLLFTQTSKELSSAQTLHEVLDEQIRFTEIDLPANSVMTDRNGNIISDIYSDQNRVFIEYDDIPQSMIDLFIAVEDKLFYEHEGFDVSGIARALIVNLQSDGIEQGASTITQQVARNLYLSHEQSYERKITELLYAYQLEREMSKEDILELYINTIYFANGVYGFEAASQYYFSKSVHDLTLAETAFLGAIPNNPTVYNPLTNEDNTHSRKEFMLNRMLNEGFIAEEERDAALQESIVFSSKEKVDEYPDYVTYIYHELDALIAESEGYRDQLKQATTPEAREAINETIRERRQTILRAGVTIETALDQQIQRHLVTTINTRLDGSPVEAAASVVDHQSNEIVALTGGKNYRKFDFHRGYQAKRQPGSAIKPLLSFAPFIEATGQTRTSIVDAGPFSRNGYSPTNFGGGVYGLVTMEQAFVQSYNTAAVRMLDSIGIDSGFSYLNQFDFSSIVNDDYRLPAALGGFTNGMSVNEMTQAYTVFQTEGNYLSPRAIKRVVDLEGNELYSWSKSPKAVYSADTATQIKRMMQENVNRGTGREAGRGVAGYVGGKTGTTNTYHDLWFVGATEAHTVGLWIGQDQPTPLQSESSGQLHTRLWNQLVRGF is encoded by the coding sequence ATGAGGCTGTTTGCCGGATCACTTTTAACTGTCTTTTTTATAGGGACATTCTTTCTTTTATTTACTCAAACGTCAAAAGAACTCTCTTCTGCTCAGACATTACATGAGGTGTTAGATGAACAAATTCGTTTTACAGAGATTGATTTGCCCGCTAACAGCGTCATGACAGACCGTAATGGGAATATCATTTCCGACATTTATTCGGATCAAAATCGCGTATTTATTGAGTATGACGACATTCCACAATCCATGATCGACTTATTTATAGCCGTTGAAGATAAGCTTTTTTATGAGCATGAAGGCTTTGACGTAAGCGGCATTGCAAGAGCGCTCATTGTTAATTTGCAAAGTGATGGGATTGAACAAGGGGCAAGTACCATCACCCAACAGGTTGCACGCAACTTATATTTATCTCATGAGCAATCGTATGAGCGTAAAATTACGGAGCTTCTTTACGCGTATCAGTTAGAGCGTGAAATGTCGAAAGAGGATATTCTTGAGCTTTATATAAATACCATTTACTTTGCTAATGGCGTTTACGGATTTGAAGCTGCAAGTCAGTATTATTTCTCCAAGTCCGTGCATGATCTGACATTGGCAGAAACAGCATTTTTAGGTGCTATTCCAAATAATCCAACTGTCTATAACCCTCTTACAAACGAAGATAATACCCATTCCAGAAAAGAATTTATGTTAAATCGAATGCTAAACGAAGGTTTTATCGCTGAAGAGGAAAGAGACGCTGCGCTGCAGGAATCGATTGTATTTTCGTCAAAGGAGAAGGTTGATGAATACCCTGACTATGTGACCTATATTTATCATGAGTTAGATGCGTTGATTGCTGAGTCAGAAGGATATAGAGATCAGCTGAAGCAGGCAACAACTCCAGAAGCACGCGAAGCCATAAACGAAACAATCCGAGAACGCAGGCAGACAATCTTACGAGCAGGAGTAACGATTGAAACAGCATTAGATCAACAAATCCAACGTCATCTCGTGACGACAATTAATACCCGTTTGGATGGATCTCCTGTAGAAGCTGCCGCTTCTGTTGTCGACCACCAATCAAACGAAATCGTTGCTCTTACGGGAGGTAAAAACTATCGTAAATTTGATTTCCATCGAGGCTATCAGGCAAAAAGACAGCCAGGTTCTGCAATCAAACCACTTCTATCATTCGCACCTTTCATCGAGGCTACTGGCCAAACGAGAACATCCATTGTGGATGCTGGACCTTTTAGTCGCAATGGATATTCGCCTACAAACTTTGGAGGGGGCGTGTATGGACTTGTCACCATGGAACAAGCATTTGTCCAGTCCTATAATACGGCTGCCGTAAGAATGCTTGATTCAATTGGCATTGATAGTGGGTTCTCCTACTTAAATCAATTCGATTTTAGCTCTATTGTTAATGATGATTATAGATTACCAGCGGCGCTTGGTGGCTTCACAAATGGGATGAGTGTTAATGAAATGACGCAGGCTTATACCGTTTTTCAAACAGAAGGAAATTATCTCTCTCCAAGAGCTATTAAACGAGTCGTTGATTTAGAGGGGAATGAGCTATACAGCTGGTCAAAGTCTCCAAAAGCTGTTTATTCAGCCGATACGGCTACGCAAATTAAGCGAATGATGCAGGAGAATGTAAATAGAGGGACGGGTAGAGAGGCCGGTAGAGGCGTTGCAGGCTATGTAGGCGGCAAAACCGGTACAACTAACACCTATCATGACCTATGGTTTGTCGGGGCAACAGAGGCCCATACAGTAGGGCTATGGATTGGTCAAGATCAACCAACACCATTGCAGTCAGAAAGTAGCGGTCAACTCCATACGAGGCTTTGGAATCAGCTCGTTCGTGGATTTTAA
- a CDS encoding glycine betaine uptake BCCT transporter, whose protein sequence is MNKVTIVFWVALGILLLFIGYGVIAPDSFSEVTGDMTSWISDSLGWYYLLAVTGFVLVCLFLAFSPYGKIKLGKPDDKPDYSYLTWFAMLFSAGMGIGLVFWGAAEPISHYAISPATQEAGSDAAVTESLRYAFFHWGIHAWAIYAIVAMSLAYFKFRHNAPGLISGALTPVLGKYAKGPTGNVIDILAVTATVVGVAGTLGFGASQINGGLDFLFGIGNNITIQVIIIAVVTVLFMLSAYTGLNKGIKILSNVNMVLAGLLLLFMFVFGPTIFNLNLLTNTIGTYIQQLPSMSFRISPLSEDERSWINGWTIFYWAWWIAWAPFVGSFIARVSKGRTIREFVLGVLLVPATLSFIWFSVFGGSAIYLETNGIAMISELATEEALFGVLEQYPLGTIMSFLAIALISTFFITSADSGTFILGMQTTNGSLTPPKMVKLVWGLILSLTAAILLYTGGLQALENAMIIAALPFSVIMIMMAVSLVKSLRTEKHLVTKKKKNA, encoded by the coding sequence TTGAATAAAGTAACTATTGTATTTTGGGTAGCATTAGGAATATTACTATTATTTATTGGTTACGGTGTAATTGCACCAGATTCATTTTCAGAAGTAACTGGAGACATGACTAGTTGGATATCTGATTCTTTAGGGTGGTACTATCTACTCGCAGTCACAGGATTTGTCTTGGTTTGCTTATTCCTTGCGTTCAGTCCGTACGGAAAAATCAAGCTAGGAAAGCCGGACGATAAGCCGGACTATAGCTATTTAACATGGTTTGCTATGTTATTTAGTGCAGGTATGGGTATTGGGTTAGTCTTTTGGGGTGCCGCTGAACCAATTTCACACTATGCAATCAGTCCTGCAACACAAGAAGCTGGATCAGATGCCGCTGTAACAGAGTCACTACGCTATGCGTTCTTCCACTGGGGTATTCACGCTTGGGCTATATACGCGATTGTAGCGATGTCTCTTGCATACTTTAAATTCCGTCATAACGCCCCTGGTTTAATTAGTGGTGCTTTAACTCCTGTTCTAGGTAAGTATGCTAAAGGCCCAACAGGTAATGTGATTGATATTTTAGCAGTAACTGCTACAGTTGTTGGTGTTGCTGGTACACTTGGATTTGGTGCATCACAGATTAATGGTGGTTTAGATTTCTTATTCGGTATTGGTAACAATATTACGATTCAAGTCATCATTATTGCAGTTGTAACAGTGCTATTTATGCTTTCGGCATACACAGGATTAAATAAAGGAATTAAGATTTTATCTAACGTAAATATGGTTTTAGCTGGTCTCTTACTTCTCTTTATGTTTGTATTTGGACCAACTATCTTCAACCTAAACCTATTAACAAACACGATCGGAACATATATTCAACAGCTTCCATCGATGAGCTTCCGTATTTCACCACTTTCAGAAGATGAGCGTTCTTGGATTAACGGTTGGACAATCTTCTACTGGGCTTGGTGGATTGCATGGGCTCCATTTGTAGGTTCCTTTATCGCTCGTGTCTCTAAAGGGCGAACAATTCGCGAATTCGTTTTAGGGGTTCTATTAGTACCAGCTACACTGAGCTTCATATGGTTCTCTGTATTTGGTGGGTCCGCCATTTACTTAGAGACAAACGGTATTGCAATGATCTCCGAATTAGCTACTGAAGAAGCATTGTTTGGAGTACTAGAACAATACCCATTAGGTACGATTATGTCCTTCCTTGCGATTGCCTTAATTAGTACATTCTTTATCACGTCTGCCGATTCAGGTACATTTATTCTTGGAATGCAGACAACAAACGGCTCATTAACACCACCTAAGATGGTGAAGCTAGTATGGGGTCTTATTCTTTCCCTAACAGCTGCTATTCTCTTATACACAGGAGGACTTCAGGCCTTAGAGAATGCGATGATTATCGCAGCTCTTCCATTCTCCGTTATTATGATTATGATGGCCGTATCGTTAGTGAAGTCTCTTCGAACCGAGAAGCACTTAGTTACTAAAAAGAAAAAGAACGCATAA
- the yhbH gene encoding sporulation protein YhbH — MPSEENVVSVSHEDWSLHRKGHEAQMRHEQKIKQVLKDRLPEMITEEAIVMSKGKEKIKIPIRSLEEYKIRYRQSDHVGQGNGESEVGDVVAQGKQKQKSGKGEAGDQAGEDFQEVEVSIAEMEELLFSELELPYLEKRQQDELLVDDIAFTDIRRHGLLGNIDKRQTIKAALKRNAQQGVTSIQPITKEDLRYKTWTTETRPESNAVVIAMMDTSGSMGSFEKYMARSFFFWMTRFLRTTYEHVEVVFIAHHTQAKEVDEEAFFTKGESGGTICSSAYELALSILKDRYPKSRYNSYPIHFSDGDNLHSDNPRCLNYIEELLGISNMFGYGEVNQYGRKTTLMNLYKDVNHERFRSELMKDRTDIYKTLKSFFSE, encoded by the coding sequence ATGCCATCTGAAGAGAATGTCGTCTCTGTTTCGCACGAGGATTGGTCTTTACATCGGAAGGGACATGAAGCGCAAATGCGCCATGAGCAAAAGATTAAGCAGGTGCTTAAAGACCGCCTTCCGGAGATGATTACTGAGGAAGCTATTGTGATGTCGAAAGGAAAAGAAAAAATTAAAATACCGATACGTTCCTTAGAGGAATATAAAATAAGGTATCGTCAAAGTGACCATGTAGGACAAGGAAATGGTGAATCGGAGGTAGGCGATGTCGTTGCTCAAGGGAAGCAAAAACAAAAGAGTGGAAAAGGAGAAGCTGGTGACCAGGCAGGCGAGGATTTCCAAGAGGTTGAAGTGTCCATTGCGGAGATGGAGGAATTACTTTTTAGTGAGCTTGAGCTTCCTTATTTGGAAAAGCGTCAACAAGATGAGTTATTAGTCGACGATATTGCATTTACCGACATAAGGCGACACGGGCTCCTAGGCAACATTGATAAAAGACAAACGATTAAAGCCGCGTTAAAGCGTAATGCTCAGCAAGGAGTTACCTCTATCCAACCTATAACAAAAGAGGACCTTCGCTACAAAACGTGGACCACGGAAACAAGACCTGAATCCAATGCAGTTGTCATTGCCATGATGGACACCTCAGGTAGTATGGGTTCGTTTGAAAAATATATGGCACGTAGTTTTTTCTTTTGGATGACACGATTTTTACGTACCACTTATGAGCATGTAGAAGTTGTTTTTATCGCTCATCATACACAGGCAAAGGAAGTGGATGAGGAAGCCTTCTTCACTAAAGGAGAAAGTGGCGGAACGATTTGTTCGTCTGCCTACGAGCTTGCATTATCAATTTTAAAAGATAGATATCCAAAAAGCAGGTATAACAGCTATCCGATCCATTTTTCAGACGGAGATAATTTGCACTCTGATAATCCGCGTTGTTTAAACTATATTGAGGAATTACTTGGAATTAGTAATATGTTTGGGTATGGGGAAGTGAATCAGTATGGGCGAAAAACAACGTTGATGAATTTATATAAAGACGTCAATCACGAAAGATTTAGGTCAGAATTGATGAAGGATCGAACGGATATTTATAAGACGTTAAAAAGCTTTTTTAGCGAATAG